Proteins from a genomic interval of Narcine bancroftii isolate sNarBan1 chromosome 12, sNarBan1.hap1, whole genome shotgun sequence:
- the LOC138746653 gene encoding LOW QUALITY PROTEIN: fidgetin-like (The sequence of the model RefSeq protein was modified relative to this genomic sequence to represent the inferred CDS: deleted 2 bases in 1 codon): protein MSSLAHKTEDNHLLQRHPRYDWANDDFSALTASNLLKKYAEKYSGIVNTSCERPEVNANLDVPLGPINEQKNEHDAWQMSLRESGVFSVNSIDDGLARSKGRSTSTLPSENGGAGMGVSPVVTGSPCEPCYPSHTDGPTGTARECSSGYSATCSPSEYCGQATSAVPPSLTSSLNSSNLLQKAYPVPTIVPSYNSTFASINSLYNYPSNHYPSQSSTGPGFTGVHLPPLGVPAPVHLPSSPRPPLVSRYESCSLPTSSPSPVANGPNSALKRKAVDIKPKDVSGYSYGQERIALGSYQMPDDVVPQGCQGHSFSGNGPVEFKTRIANDLVSGREEKGMMSPSYHGKQHPLRSNPTEAFAKFPSALLDGEVVEEQDHNRCHQRVEAVATGNHLEEQLKSLDSQLVSLVTNEIVDCGPPVQWGDIAGLNTAKAVIEEEVLWPWLRPGACRGAPKSILLFGPRGGGKTMLTRCIATHLGATFLKVSGTSFVSKWKGDGEMILQAMFLIARSRQPAVIFISELDVMLSHPVGKESIHLNSIKAKLLSHVEGVVNSSSDHILVIGGTRHPDDIEETIHRYFIKRLYISPPPSAAQRQILICAMSQHCLSNEDIGLMVQDTGGGGGGAGVVRERRHVGKQLSGEGMVALLRRQRPPPAKTLKHTFRKFCPSISRKELKVYTEWSRLFGFCA, encoded by the exons ATGTCTTCTCTCGCTCACAAAACAGAGGATAACCATCTCCTTCAGCGCCATCCCCGATACGATTGGGCAAATGATGACTTTTCTGCACTGACGGCTTCTAATTTGCTCAAGAAATATGCAGAAAAGTACTCTGGAATTGTGAACACTTCTTGCGAGAGACCAGAGGTAAATGCTAACTTAGATGTTCCTCTTGGGccaatcaatgaacaaaagaatgAACATGATGCCTGGCAAATGTCCCTTCGGGAGTCTGGTGTATTTTCTGTAAATTCAATTGATGATGGCCTTGCTCGCAGTAAAGGAAGATCTACTTCCACCCTCCCATcagaaaatggcggtgctgggATGGGAGTTTCACCTGTGGTCACTGGAAGTCCTTGTGAGCCTTGCTATCCAAGCCATACGGATGGACCCACTGGAACAGCTCGGGAGTGTTCGTCAGGTTACAGTGCAACTTGCAGCCCCTCAGAATACTGCGGCCAAGCAACGTCAGCAGTTCCTCCCTCTCTTACTTCATCTTTAAATAGTTCAAATCTTCTACAGAAGGCATATCCCGTGCCCACTATAGTGCCATCCTATAATTCAACTTTTGCTAGCATAAATTCACTCTACAATTACCCCTCAAACCATTACCCTTCTCAGTCAAGCACTGGACCCGGTTTCACAGGAGTACATCTTCCGCCTTTGGGTGTTCCAGCTCCTGTTCATCTTCCTTCCTCGCCCCGACCTCCTTTAGTTTCGAGATATGAAAGCTGCAGCTTACCCACCAGTTCCCCATCTCCTGTTGCCAATGGCCCCAACAGTGCTTTGAAAAGAAAAGCCGTTGACATCAAACCAAAAGATGTGAGTGGATACAGTTATGGACAGGAAAGGATTGCCTTAGGTTCTTACCAGATGCCAGATGATGTGGTGCCTCAGGGCTGTCAAGGTCATAGCTTCAGTGGTAATGGACCTGTAGAATTCAAAACACGTATTGCGAATGACCTTGTCAGCGgcagggaggagaaaggaatgatGTCTCCATCGTATCACGGCAAACAGCATCCCCTTCGATCAAACCCAACTGAAGCTTTTGCAAAGTTCCCATCTGCATTATTGGATGGCGAGGTGGTCGAAGAGCAGGACCACAATCGGTGTCATCAGCGAGTCGAGGCAGTTGCCACCGGCAACCACTTGGAGGAGCAACTAAAGAGCTTGGACTCTCAACTCGTCAGCCTCGTGACCAACGAGATTGTTGATTGCGGTCCCCCGGTCCAATGGGGGGACATCGCTGGGCTGAACACTGCCAAAGCGGTGATCGAAGAAGAGGTTCTGTGGCCCTGGCTGAGGCCCGGAGCTTGCAGGGGAGCACCAAAAAGCATCTTGCTCTTTGGCCCCCGCGGCGGGGGCAAAACCATGCTCACAAGATGCATCGCCACGCACCTGGGCGCGACGTTcttgaaggtcagtgggacttccTTCGTCTCGAAGtggaagggagatggggagatgaTCCTCCAGGCGATGTTCCTCATAGCTCGGTCTCGTCAGCCGGCTGTTATCttcatcagtgaacttgatgtcaTGCTCTCCCACCCTGTGGGCAAAGAAAGCATTCACCTGAATTCTATCAAGGCCAAATTACTCTCTCATGTGGAAGGTGTGGTGAACTCGAGCAGTGACCATATTCTAGTCATTGGGGGTACGAGGCACCCAGACGATATTGAAGAGACCATCCACAGGTACTTCATAAAACGACTTTACATCTCTCCCCCACCGTCAGCA GCACAACGCCAGATTTTAATCTGCGCCATGTCCCAGCATTGCCTCAGCAATGAGGACATTGGCCTGATGGTTCAGGAtacggggggcggtggggggggggcgggggtagtCAGAGAGCGACGTCATGTTGGGAAGCAGCTTTCGGGTGAGGGGATGGTGGCTCTGTTGCGCAGGCAGAGGCCACCACCAGCAAAGACTTTGAAACACACTTTTCGCAAATTCTGCCCCAGCATCTCCCGAAAGGAGCTGAAGGTGTACACAGAATGGAGCAGGTTGTTCGGCTTTTGTGCCTGA